A stretch of the Uranotaenia lowii strain MFRU-FL chromosome 3, ASM2978415v1, whole genome shotgun sequence genome encodes the following:
- the LOC129757749 gene encoding uncharacterized protein LOC129757749 has protein sequence MLDYVFQSVASGASNITEKYSLNNRPYILSRNVVQVELEVGTVDGIDGSELYRSNSATVTALTIDKNISSEPTSLNAKNQLKGEVLQSSEPEIQGFKEFQTVIFCESLPTNTPPTYRGVMVKYCYKITATTQRAVSTVQALHAPLRVLQLPPINYSDETITLNDLTNEELAPRNFFLGKKSSIKN, from the exons ATGCTTGACTACGTTTTCCAATCCGTCGCATCCGGAGCATCGAATATCACAGA GAAATATAGCCTGAACAACCGTCCATATATTCTCTCGAGAAACGTAGTGCAGGTAGAGTTGGAAGTTGGAACCGTAGACGGGATTGATGGCAGTGAACTTTACAGATCAAATAGTGCCACGGTAACCGCGCTGACAATCGACAAAAACATAAGCAGCGAACCGACATCGCTGAATGCCAAAAATCAACTCAAGGGTGAGGTGCTTCAGTCCTCGGAACCGGAGATCCAGGGATTCAAGGAATTCCAGACAGT tattttttgtgAGTCCCTGCCCACAAATACCCCGCCCACTTACCGTGGAGTTATGGTTAAGTACTGCTACAAAATTACCGCCACCACCCAACGAGCTGTTTCCACAGTGCAGGCCCTGCATGCCCCGTTACGAGTACTTCAATTGCCACCAATTAACTACAGTGACGAAACAATCACCCTTAACGACTTAACTAACGAGGAGCTCGCCCCGAGAAATTTTTTCTTGGGCAAAAAAAGCTCTATCAAAAATTGA